The following are encoded together in the Glycine soja cultivar W05 chromosome 5, ASM419377v2, whole genome shotgun sequence genome:
- the LOC114412823 gene encoding 60S ribosomal protein L17-2 has product MVKYSREPDNPTKSCKARGADLRVHFKNTRETAFAIRKLPLVKAKRYLEDVLAHKQAIPFRRFCRGVGRTAQAKNRHSNGQGRWPVKSAKFILDLLKNAESNAEVKGLDVDALYISHIQVNQAQKQRRRTYRAHGRINPYMSSPCHIELILSEKEEPVKKEPETKLATSKKSQALRSGTSS; this is encoded by the exons ATG GTGAAGTACTCAAGGGAGCCTGACAATCCAACCAAGT CTTGCAAGGCTAGAGGCGCCGACCTTAGGGTTCATTTTAAG AACACTAGGGAAACTGCCTTTGCAATCAGGAAGTTGCCCTTGGTTAAAGCTAAAAGGTACTTGGAAGATGTTCTTGCGCACAAGCAGGCCATTCCATTCAGACGTTTCTGTCGTGGTGTTGGAAGGACAGCTCAAGCAAAGAATAGACACTCTAATGGCCAAGGAAGGTGGCCTGTCAAGTCAGCAAAATTCATCCTTGATTTGCTCAAAAATGCTGAGAGCAATGCTGAA GTGAAAGGTTTGGATGTTGATGCGCTTTACATTTCTCATATCCAAGTCAATCAAGCACAGAAGCAAAGACGCCGAACATACCGAGCCCATGGAAGAATCAATC CTTATATGTCATCTCCGTGCCACATAGAGTTGATATTATCTGAAAAAGAAGAACCTGTGAAGAAGGAG CCCGAGACTAAGTTAGCAACAAGCAAGAAATCCCAAGCTCTTCGAAGTGGCACTTCATCttag